One segment of Halanaerobiaceae bacterium ANBcell28 DNA contains the following:
- a CDS encoding O-antigen ligase family protein — MDANKNYVNESKKNILKSIIEVLLLLFIISFTFSISAGNIFLGLLFIFYIVYKIKRKDLSISSGLFNKYVLFFFLLSIFSFLKADDLSASTHMIVSPILRYIIFYFIATEFINTENMKKYLNTFLLSNLIFVLYGIFNYYNNMDFLISPNQLGTLVTFIFFFFISFSMHKEQNLPLNILYFFLSLASIIILYATNSRGAVLGFIVSLLLWFGMLVYKNIENKKILSSMFVLFLVLTTSFFYFLPDNLLEKFTLLQDIESSGSLNTRVIMWESSWEMIKSNPVLGVGVGNYRLNFQNYLDEIGHSQRATRHRHPHNLFLYIAAEQGVFSLLVFLFMYYKAYLLAFENFAKYKVMTKKSILGLILAAQLTSLFIHSFVDSTARFGYVGYFILIFVVFNEKVSNDFRRK; from the coding sequence ATGGATGCGAATAAAAACTATGTAAATGAATCAAAGAAGAATATATTAAAATCTATTATTGAAGTCTTGTTACTCCTTTTTATTATATCTTTTACATTTTCTATATCGGCAGGAAATATTTTTTTAGGACTTTTATTTATTTTTTATATTGTATATAAAATTAAAAGAAAAGACTTATCTATATCTTCGGGGTTGTTTAATAAGTATGTATTATTCTTTTTCTTATTAAGTATTTTCTCGTTTTTGAAAGCTGATGATTTATCTGCAAGTACACATATGATTGTTAGCCCTATCTTGAGGTATATAATATTTTATTTTATTGCTACTGAATTTATAAATACAGAAAATATGAAAAAGTATCTAAATACTTTTTTACTAAGTAATCTTATATTTGTTTTATATGGAATATTTAATTATTATAACAATATGGATTTTTTAATAAGTCCAAATCAATTAGGAACGTTAGTTACATTTATCTTTTTCTTTTTTATATCATTTTCTATGCATAAGGAACAAAACTTGCCTCTGAATATATTGTATTTTTTTCTGTCTTTGGCTAGTATCATTATTTTATATGCCACTAATTCTCGTGGAGCGGTATTAGGTTTTATTGTTTCTTTACTACTTTGGTTTGGAATGCTTGTTTATAAAAACATTGAAAATAAAAAAATACTTTCTTCTATGTTTGTTTTGTTTTTGGTATTAACTACTTCGTTTTTTTATTTCTTGCCAGACAATTTACTTGAAAAATTCACCTTATTACAGGACATTGAGTCAAGCGGTAGCCTTAACACAAGAGTTATAATGTGGGAGTCTTCATGGGAGATGATAAAAAGCAATCCTGTTTTAGGAGTTGGAGTAGGTAACTATAGATTGAACTTCCAAAACTATCTTGATGAAATAGGTCACTCTCAAAGGGCAACAAGACATAGACATCCACACAATTTATTTTTATATATTGCCGCAGAACAAGGCGTGTTTTCTTTGTTAGTCTTTCTGTTTATGTATTATAAGGCATACTTGTTGGCATTTGAAAACTTTGCTAAATATAAAGTTATGACAAAGAAGTCCATTCTTGGTTTAATTCTTGCTGCACAACTAACTAGTTTATTTATCCATAGTTTTGTAGATTCTACAGCCAGATTCGGATATGTGGGTTATTTTATCCTGATATTTGTCGTTTTCAATGAAAAAGTAAGTAATGATTTTCGGAGAAAATAA